In Cystobacter fuscus DSM 2262, the genomic stretch AAAGTGCGGCCATTTCTGCTCCCTCAAGCGGAGGCGGAGCCGGGGCAGGAGGAGGAGAGCCCGGCCCAGGCTGCGACGGTGGAGTCGACGATGGAGCGCACACCGCGATTGGATTGGGCGGGACTGCTGCGCCGAACGTTCGCGCTGGATGTGGTGTTGAGCCCAAGCACCCACAGTGACCTGGAAGCCCACGCCCCTGCGGCCTGCCGCCTGGCTGGGCCGCTTGGGCCGGCATGTGCCCCGAGGGGCGGAACAGCCTCTGCTCCGGCCCGGCACACAGCCCGCGTGTCACCCTCCAGCGGCCCTTCTTGGCCCCTCTTCACCAGCCCGCCGCCCTCAACAGGGCTCCTATCCGTCCTATACTTTGCTCAAGGCGGCGCAGCACACCCAGGGCAGCTATGCCGCGATCTGCCGCAACGTGCTGCTTGACCTGTTTCCGCTCACGCGCGACGACCGCATGCTGCACGCCGCATCGCTGCTCCACGCGAGTGGCACGTTCGTGCTGCCCTTCTGGATGCGCGGCGCATGCAGCGTGGTGCTGCCGGGCTTCGTGCCAAACGCCTATCTCGCCGCCGTCCAGGAGCACCGTGCTACAGCGATTAACCTGGTGCCGACCATGCTGCAGATGCTGCTCGACTATCCCGAACTCGACGAGTGCGACCGCTCCTCGCTTCGGCGCATAAGAGAAATAGGGGCACGGTTGAGGGCAGGGGGTTGGGGCAGAGAGGAGGGGGAAGGCAGCTGACAGGAGCCCAAGAGAAGTGAGCCATGCCGGTGCACGCAGAGTGCGGCCGCCTTGAGGCACACGTCGGCCCCGGCCGACCTGCCAGCAGGGGCAGCGCAGGGGAGCAGGGGGCTTGGGCCTGTTGGCTGTGGCGGCGCGGGCCTCAACACCACGCGGCCTGGGGTGGCGCTGGCGCCGGAGTCAGGCTGGCACCTGCCGTGGGCAAGCCCAGGTGCTCCAGAATAGCTCGCACTGCTCCGGCTTGCTTCACGTACGCCAAGAGCCGCCGCCGGCCTCCACACCTCACGCAGGCCAATACGTCGAAGTCGAACGTCCTGCTGAGCACCTGCGCCCAGTCCACTCCCGACGGCCTCTGCTTCATGGGCTCCTTAGAACCACCACTTTCAAGGTCGGATAGATGATGCTACCCAGAAAGGGAAGCTGGCGAGACAGCAAGCGGGCATCAGAGGGAGCAGCATGCAGTGACCGCTGAGGTCATCTTTCCGGAGTGACTTCGGAGGGAAGGACCATGGCCCTGCAAGCAGTGTTCGAGCGCTTCAAGAAGAAAAGCCCGTTGACGGTCATGGCGCGCCTGCTGATGCAGCAGGCGCTCAGCCGACAGTGGGTGGATGAGCCGTTCGAGCAACACCGCGACCAGCAGTACACGCGCGAGTTGCTCTTCTCCACCGTGGTGGACCTGATGGCGTTGGTGGCCTTAGGGCTCAAACCGTCGCTGCATGCGGCGGCCCAGGCCAGCGCCGAGTTGGGAGTGTCGCTCACCGCCTTGTATGACAAGGTCAATCGCACCGAGCCTCCAGTGGTGCAAGCGCTGGTACGAGGGTGCGGCGAGAAGCTGACGCCGGTGGTCCAGTCCATGAAGGCTCAGCAGACGCCGTGGGCCGCGGGCTACCGGGTGCGAGTGCTGGATGGAAACCACCTGGCGGCGAGTGAAAAGAGATTGAAGCCCTTGCGAGGCTTCCGGGGTGGCGGGGTTGGGCAACCCGAGAGCCGTGCTCCTGGCTTTCGGTGTGTCCGTCATGACGTACAACGTTCTGGCGGTGCTCCAGGTGGCGGTGGAGACCGAGCATCAATTGGAAGCAAAGAACTGGCAGGTGTCCACCTATTACATCGCCGATGAGGTGAGGAGCACCTACAGCGGGATGATGATTGCCGTGCCAGAAGCGGAGTGGGACGAATTCGAGACCCAGTCGGCGCCAGAACTCAGCCAGACGCTGCTGAGGATGGCAGCGGACATCAATCCGGCCCGGCTGCGCAAGCATCCACGCAAGCCCAAGAAGAAGACCAGGAAGGGGTATGTGTCGGGAGCGGAAGCACGACGGCATGTGGCGACCGCACGTGTCCTTCGGGGACAAGAGTCCACGTGACGGACGAGAAAGACAGTCACAGGGCGAGCGCGGTTGCCCCGGACAGCAGAGGACTGCGCGAAGTCAGTCATTCCGACATGAAGCAGCGGGGCAGAGTCCCTGACGCGCCGTTCCCGCGCCCAGGGAGAGGTATTTTCTCCCCAGAGACCTGCTTGGTAGCCGTTTCTGGGAGATTCGCTCCTATCCACCTTGAAAGGGGTGCTCCTTAGAATTCATCCCTCCATCTGTACAGCGTAAACCATCCACATTTGGCGCACTTGATCTCGCTGCATTCGTTGACGCCGTCCAATCCTGCCCACTCGTCCATGAAGATCTTGACGTTGCCTTCAACGTTGCCGCAGCCGTCGCGTGCGCAGGGCGACTGAGTGGGCTCGCCCGCGCTCACCCAGCGGCTGCCGTACGAGTGTGTCTGGTCAACGCGATTCGGACCCATGGACGCGTAATTTGCTGGCGCCCTCTGCGGCTCCTCCGACGCACTCGCCGATCCGCGGTGGTAATAGCTCTTCGGGGCATGTGCCACGCCGCACGCATGGCACATAGAGATTCCGGCAGCGTTGCTCTGTGACATGAGGAAGACGCAAGATCCAAGCTGTGTAGAAGGCAGAAGCGGAGGGAGGAGCCGAAGGATGATCCTCCTCCTAGACGATCCTCGACGCACAGCGGCGAAGCCGCAATGTAGGTGCTCTAGAAGGAGCCCCTATTACTACTCGGTGACTTTGAAGGTTCTATCAGGTGGTCGGGGAGACAGGCTTCGAACCTGTCCCCCCCCACGTCCTACTTCGCCGCGCCGCTCGTGGTGCCTCCGCCCCGCGCGGGGCTCGGCAGGAGCGGCGGCCGATCCTTGCCCTCCTCGGCCCGCTGAAGCTCGATCTCCTGCAGCAACATGGCCGGCGCCACCGTCGACACCGGCACGTTGCCGCTCTCCGCGCCACAGAAGCCGTTGAACACCCCCTGCTTGCGGCCCGTCGCCATGATGCGATTGACCGCCGACAGCGGCGTGCCCACGATTTCCACTCCCCGCACCAGCGTCTCCTCGCCCGTCTTCACATCCACCCGGAACACCATGCGCGGCACGCCCTTGAACGCCTGGTAGCCATAGCTGGACGTGTTGGTGTTGCCCCCGGTGATGTCCCGGATGATGAGGCCATACGGCTTGCCCTGCCGCTTCGCCTCCGCGATGAGCTGCTTCTTGAGCTCCCCGTCATCCAGTTGCTTCGTGGAGTCGACGATGAGGTTGGCCATGCGCGCCACGGGCTTGGCCGTCCCCTGGCTGCGGCCGTGTCCGTTGGACTGCAGGAAGCCCTCCACCGGCCGACGCGACAGCAGGTAGTTGCGCAGCACGCCCTTGTCCACCAGCACCGTGCGCTGCCCCTTCACCCCCTCCTCGTCGTACTCGTAGAAGCCATTGAGGGGCTCGCCCTTGAGCGCGCGCACCGTCGGGTCATCCACGATGCTCAGGAACGTGGGCAGCACCTGCCGGCCCACCTGGCCCCGGAACGTCTTGCCCTCCCCTTCCCCATCCTGCCGGTCCCCCTCCAGCCGGTGCCCCACCGCCTCGTGGAAGAGCACCCCCGCCGCCTCGGCCGCGAGGATCGCCGGCCCCGTGTACGGATCGATGACCGGCGCCTTGCGCAGGGCCTTGAGCTCCTCGACGATGCGCGTGGCCGCCGCCTCCAGCGTCTTCTCGTCCGGCAGCCCCGCCTCGGTGGGCGCGTAGTAGTTGCGCGAGTCGTCCAGCAGCTGTCCATCATCGGCGCGAGTCACCGCCGTCACGTGCACGCCATACATCACCTCCTCGGAGAGGATGCGGCTGCCCTCGGAGGACACGAAGTAGCGGCCCACCTTGTCCGCCGTCACCCGCACCTCCGAGTCGAAGATCTCCGGGTGCTCCTTGAAGCGCGCCGACAGCTCGCGCGCCACGCGCGCCCAGCGATCATGGTCGAAGGGGAAGGCCACCGGCGGCTGGATGGAGCGCACCGGCTTCTCCTTCGAGAAGGACGGCGGCTGCTTGGGATCCTCCACCGTGTAGACGTTCTCCCCCTTCTTCTTGAGCAGCTGCGAGAGCGAGGCCTTGTACTTCTCGTCCGTGGCGAGCCACAGCGCGGTGCGCAGTGCCAGCGACGAGTCGTCCAGCGGCCCTTCCTTGTTGACGATGTAGCTCGTGCCGCGTCCGCCCCCGACGAAGTACGTGTATTCCTCGGGGCCCGAGTTGTCGAACTCGTACGAGCCCACGCGCGTGTCCACGTACATCCGGCGGTAGCGGGAGGTGTTGTCCAGGAAGAGCGAGCCGTAGCGGGCGACGAGGCTCGTCTGCTCCGTGTCCTTGAGCTGGTAGCTGATGAAGTACGGCGGCTCGTGGTTCTGCAGCTTCAGGTTGCGCTGGTTGCGCTGAAGCTCCTCCTCCATCGCGTCCAGCAGAGACACGCGCGCGTCCGGCGCGGGCGTGGCGGCGGTGAGGAAGACGGAGCTGGCGAGCAGCGCGAATGCGGATGAGGTTCGGGTTTTCACGCCGCGACTCTATCCCGACTGGCCCCCTGGGGGGTCGAGGCGATAGAGGACCCGCGAGGTATGGACCGGAGAGGCAACGTGCTCCGGAAAGGAGCGTTTCGTGGACGGCAAGGTCGTGGTCATCACGGGCGCGAGCGCGGGCATCGGCGCCGCCCTGGCCCAGGCGCTGGGAGCGCGGGGCGCCCGCGTGGTGCTCGCCGCGCGGCGGGAGTCCGAGTTGCGCCAGGTGGCCGCCCGCTCGGGCTCCGAGGCACTGGCCGTGCCCGCGGATGTCACCCTGCGCGAGGACGTCCGGCGGGTGCTCGACGCGGCGCTCGCCCGCTTCGGGCGCGTGGACGTGTGGGTCAACAACGCCGGGCGCGGCATCACCCGGCCCGTCTCCGCGCTCACCGACGAGGACTTCGACGAGATGATGCGCGTGAACGTCAAGTCGGCGCTCTACGGCATGCAGGCGGTGCTGCCGCACTTCCAGGAGCGCGGCACGGGGCACCTCATCAACGTCTCGTCCATGCTCGGGCGCGTGCCCCACGTGGCCGAGCGCTCCGCCTACAACGCCGCCAAGCATGCCCTCAACGCGCTCACGGCCAACCTGAGGCAGGAGCTGCGCGAGCGCTTCCCCGGCATCCACGTGTCCGCCGTGCTCCCGGGCCCGGTGGCCACCGACTTCGGCGACAACGCGCTCGGAGGAGGAACCGACTCGCGCGCCATTCCCGGGGCCCAGCGCGCCGAGGAGGTCGCCGCCGTCATCCAGGAGCTCATCGAGCGGCCCCGCGGCGACGTGTACACGCGGCCCGAGCACGTCCGGGAGGTGCTCGCGTACTACGCCTCGCCGGACACCGGCGCGCCCCAGGACTCCTGACGCCCCCCGGAGCGTCCGGCGCTCACGCGCGCTGCGCGTAGAACTCGACGATGAAGGGCACGTTGACGTCCACGGGAATCTCCTCGCGCTCGGGCACGCGCGTGTAGCGCACGCCCCGCCCGTCCTCCACCACCACGAGGTGGGCCGGAACGCTCCGGCCCTTCATCCGCTCGAAGCTGTTGCGCACGACCGGCAGCTCCCGGTGGTTCGGGCCGAAGCGCACCTCATTGCCCGGCCGCAACCGGAAGCTGGGGATGTTCGTGCGCACCCCATCCACCTGGACGTAGCCATGGCGCACGAACTGCCGCGCCTGGCGGATGCTCGTCGCCAACCCCGCGCGCAGCAGCACCATGTCCAAACGGCTCTCCAGTTGTTGCAGCAACACCGTGCCCGTATTGCCCGGCGAGCGGCGCGCCTCCAGGAACGCCCGGCGGCACTGATTCTCCAGCAGGCCGTAGAACAACTTGAGCTTCTGCTTCTCGCGCAGCCGCTGCCCGTAGTCGCTCACCGATGGCCTGGACGCCGCCCCATGCTGCCCGGGGGGATACGGCCGACGCAACACCGGATCCTTGTCCGGATCCTTCGCGGAGATGTTCGACAGCGCGACTCCCAGCCGACGGCACACCCTGCCGCGAGGTCCCGTATCTCGTGCCACGTCCGCTCCTCCTCACCTGGCGTGTCCCGCCAAGTTGAAATTGAGAATCAGTATCATTATCAATTACAGGACATGGAGGCCCGCCGTCAAGGGCGACGGAGGCACCTGGGCCCGCGGCGGGCCGTCTCCACCGTCGTCCAGCCGGCGGACCTAGTACGTCTCGACGACGTGGACCGTTCTCAGGAAGCTCCCGGAGTTGTCGATGCAAGCCGTGGCGCCATTCACGCCACGAGACCAGAGCGTCACCACGTGCGCGCCGGGTGCGAGGCCAGGGAACTCCAGGTACAGGTGCACCGGCGCATCATTCGCATCGTGGAGCGTCGCACCGAGCCACAGGCCGGACGGCACGGGCATCGACTCTCCATCGATGCGAACGTCGAAGCTGCAGTAGCCGCCATCCCCCTCCGTCCGGATGTGCGACTGCCAGGTGAGCTCAATCACGGTGTCCGCGAGTTCCTTGGTGAAGGTGCCCACGGTCCGGAGGAGTTTGGGCGCTTCCGAGGGTTCCAGGTCCTTCACTTGATTCGTGTAGGCGAGCGTCGTCCGGATGGGAACGAATGGCGCGGAGGAGCCAGGAGGCCCGGCGGGGCCCACCGGCCCCTGCGGCCCCATGGCTCCTCGTTCCCCTGCCACCCCCTGCGGTCCCGCGGTCCCCTGCGGCCCCATGGGTCCCCGCTCCCCCGCCGGCCCCCGCGGCCCTGGTTCACCTCGTGCCCCCGGTCTGCAGCCCATGCCGAGGAGTAGCATCGCCAGTAGAAGCGGAGTGGCTCGCGACATTCCAACCCCCTTGCCTTGAGGACTTCGCGGAAGGACATCCTCGAAGAACCATAGGGGATTGAACGACTTCACGGCATGGACGACCGCTCCAGCGTGTCGTGGGCACACTCCATCCATCCACGAAGCGACACACACACGACGCCGCCGGGCCCGCTCACCACTTGAGGCGGTAGGTACAGGAGGTGGCGCCGCGGGCACGGCAGTCCTCGGACGCGTGCTCGATGCGCAGCCTCAACGTCCCCCGGCCCGTGAAGCGCGCGTAGAGGCCCTCCAGCACGCCCTGGTTGAAATCACAGGGGTAGGGATTGTCACACCGCATGCGCGAGGACTGCCCGTCCACGGGCTCGTGGTGGTAGCCGCCGATGTCTTGCGCGCCCTGGTGGTTGGTGCGGTAGGCCGCGTTCATCAGGAACAGGGCCATCGCGAAGCTGGTGATGTGGGGCGGAAAAGCCGTGTGCCGGGGAACCTGCTGGCCGATGGCGCGCACGGTGACGCGGCCCACCCGCCCCTGGATGTCCTCCAGACACCGCAGGACCTCCGACAGGGGGTAGCCCGAGCGAGGCGTGGAGGGCGAAATCCCATGCGAGGCGAGGATGCGCAGCACCTCGGGGCGCACGATCTCCACGGAGGCGATCAAGGCCTGGACGATAGGACCCTGGACCTCGACGCCGGGAGTGGGATTGCCGCGAGCCATGATGTGCCTCCGCAAGACTGGGACGGCGCAGTCAAGCACGCACGCACGTGACTCCTCAAGTCATCCGCCACGCCCAACAGAAACAGGCCCCGGGGTGACACCTCTCTCGAGGCGTCACCCTGGGGCCATCCACGCGGCTGGACGGCGCCCCGCGCCATCCGCTCGCGTCAAACTAGGCCTTGGTCACCTTCTCACGCCCGGGGCCCACGTTCTTGCAGGCATTGCGCGTGTCGACGATGACGCCGGAGTGCTTGACCACCTCGGCGTAGTCGATGTTCGAGTGGTCGGTGAGGATGAGCACCGCGTCATAACCGGCGAGCGTCTCCGGGGTGAGCGGCACGGACTTCATGTTGAAGTTGAAGCCGTGGCCCTCCTCCAGTTTGGGCACGTACGGATCGTGGTAGTCCACCTCGGCGCCCGTGCCCTTGAGCAGGGTGATGACGCGCAGGCTGGGGCTCTCGCGCATGTCGTCGATGTCCTTCTTGTACGCCGCGCCGATGCAGAGCACCTTGGAGCCGTTGAGCGTCTTCTTGACCTTGTTGAGCGCCTCCATGGTGCGCTGCACCACGTAGTAGGGCATCTGCTGGTTCACCTCGCCGGCCAGCTCGATGAACTTGGTGTGGAACTCGAACTCGCGCGCCTTCCACGTGAGGTAGAAGGGATCGATGGGGATGCAGTGCCCACCCAGGCCCGGGCCCGGCGTGAAGGGCATGAAGCCGAAGGGCTTGGTGCTGGCGGCCTGGATGACCTCCCACACGTCGATGTTCATGCGGTCGCAGAGCATCTTCATCTCGTTGACCATGGCGATGTTCACGCAGCGGAAGATGTTCTCCAGCAGCTTGGACAGCTCCGCCACGCGGGTGCTCGACACGGGCACCGTGTCCTTGAGGGCGCTCGCGTAGAGCGCCTGGGCCACCTCGAGGCACGCGGGCGTGTGCCCACCGACGATCTTCGGAATCGTCTTGGTGTTGAAGTTCTTGTTGCCCGGATCCTCGCGCTCGGGGCTGAAGGCCAGGTGGAAGTCCACGCCCGCCTTGAGGCCGCCCTTCTCGAGCAGCGGCTTG encodes the following:
- the rpsD gene encoding 30S ribosomal protein S4, with protein sequence MARDTGPRGRVCRRLGVALSNISAKDPDKDPVLRRPYPPGQHGAASRPSVSDYGQRLREKQKLKLFYGLLENQCRRAFLEARRSPGNTGTVLLQQLESRLDMVLLRAGLATSIRQARQFVRHGYVQVDGVRTNIPSFRLRPGNEVRFGPNHRELPVVRNSFERMKGRSVPAHLVVVEDGRGVRYTRVPEREEIPVDVNVPFIVEFYAQRA
- a CDS encoding SDR family oxidoreductase; this encodes MDGKVVVITGASAGIGAALAQALGARGARVVLAARRESELRQVAARSGSEALAVPADVTLREDVRRVLDAALARFGRVDVWVNNAGRGITRPVSALTDEDFDEMMRVNVKSALYGMQAVLPHFQERGTGHLINVSSMLGRVPHVAERSAYNAAKHALNALTANLRQELRERFPGIHVSAVLPGPVATDFGDNALGGGTDSRAIPGAQRAEEVAAVIQELIERPRGDVYTRPEHVREVLAYYASPDTGAPQDS
- a CDS encoding nucleotide sugar dehydrogenase; this translates as MRVMVSPLLTRIRRREAKVGVVGMGYVGLPLGMAFAEAGFPVTGLEVDSRKVESIAKGESYIKHIKSEPLKELTQAGKLTATTDFAKAKELDCIIICVPTPLTASREPDMSYIIKTGEALAPHVREGQLFILESTTYPGTTDEVLKPLLEKGGLKAGVDFHLAFSPEREDPGNKNFNTKTIPKIVGGHTPACLEVAQALYASALKDTVPVSSTRVAELSKLLENIFRCVNIAMVNEMKMLCDRMNIDVWEVIQAASTKPFGFMPFTPGPGLGGHCIPIDPFYLTWKAREFEFHTKFIELAGEVNQQMPYYVVQRTMEALNKVKKTLNGSKVLCIGAAYKKDIDDMRESPSLRVITLLKGTGAEVDYHDPYVPKLEEGHGFNFNMKSVPLTPETLAGYDAVLILTDHSNIDYAEVVKHSGVIVDTRNACKNVGPGREKVTKA
- a CDS encoding AMP-binding protein encodes the protein MLKAAQHTQGSYAAICRNVLLDLFPLTRDDRMLHAASLLHASGTFVLPFWMRGACSVVLPGFVPNAYLAAVQEHRATAINLVPTMLQMLLDYPELDECDRSSLRRIREIGARLRAGGWGREEGEGS
- a CDS encoding TldD/PmbA family protein → MKTRTSSAFALLASSVFLTAATPAPDARVSLLDAMEEELQRNQRNLKLQNHEPPYFISYQLKDTEQTSLVARYGSLFLDNTSRYRRMYVDTRVGSYEFDNSGPEEYTYFVGGGRGTSYIVNKEGPLDDSSLALRTALWLATDEKYKASLSQLLKKKGENVYTVEDPKQPPSFSKEKPVRSIQPPVAFPFDHDRWARVARELSARFKEHPEIFDSEVRVTADKVGRYFVSSEGSRILSEEVMYGVHVTAVTRADDGQLLDDSRNYYAPTEAGLPDEKTLEAAATRIVEELKALRKAPVIDPYTGPAILAAEAAGVLFHEAVGHRLEGDRQDGEGEGKTFRGQVGRQVLPTFLSIVDDPTVRALKGEPLNGFYEYDEEGVKGQRTVLVDKGVLRNYLLSRRPVEGFLQSNGHGRSQGTAKPVARMANLIVDSTKQLDDGELKKQLIAEAKRQGKPYGLIIRDITGGNTNTSSYGYQAFKGVPRMVFRVDVKTGEETLVRGVEIVGTPLSAVNRIMATGRKQGVFNGFCGAESGNVPVSTVAPAMLLQEIELQRAEEGKDRPPLLPSPARGGGTTSGAAK